From the Hevea brasiliensis isolate MT/VB/25A 57/8 chromosome 13, ASM3005281v1, whole genome shotgun sequence genome, the window ataaacaagaggatcccactagtgaaagtcttgtggagacaccacaacacggaagaagcgacatgggagagcgaggagacgatgaggcaacagttccttcagctcttcacattatgtaaatttcgaggatgaaatttctattagagggaaagaattataatgccctcaccataggtagtccgtacattttactgttccgacgactcatgtctgttcggatagtcaaaatgtctagaactacacatagactatagtgaggaggcataaattgaagaaaaaaatgttaagaaaatataagaaaaatatagagaaaaaaaatttagagaatttattaatttgtataaaataataaaaatgacccgatatgcattatgaagggcattttggtcattttacccccaaaggtgaattttgatctaaatgtcaaattaaaatttagagaataaaataatttacataaattaaaatttatgaaataaattaggaaaattagaagagaaaagaaaagaaaagaaaggaaaggaaaggaaaagaaaagaaaagaaaatggcttaggaaaattaaaaaaaaaaaatagagtacaCATATAAGTATATAAATATAAAGCGTAAGAGACAAAACTCACCAACTAAAGTTATCTTCTCCATCTTTTCCCTCTCTTTGCCGTCCACCATTGTctcccatttcctccattgttgtcaagcttccaagtttgatttcccaagcttccacacaccaaaacccatagcccacttcacaaaaaatactccgcacaccctaaggaagctatagacacccattggaagcaaaaaatttgaagttaggaaagctcaagtaaggttagtacactaatccctcttcttctctttattaaacatgaaaagcatgtttagccaagtataaatatcattaaaacaaaaagaaaatcttgaggaaagaacccttgaatctttggcagctatggaacttaatgtttgttgcttttaagtgatgaaaaatagttccatgagaatgtgtgatgagttgaaatgtttgggtgtttgattgtgtagtgtttgtgaaaatttaaaactttgaaaactagggtttgtgtaaatactTGAGGACTTAGTGTAAatattgaaattgacctattgagttgagattgttgcttatagaagtatattgcatgcaaattgaagtaaggaagttgaaggaattgagatattggtgTTCAATTTTCTACAGGTTTAgactcaatgagtctagtgggtttattgacccataactaaaaatgtgtaactccaattggtatgaggccaattggaggtgaaaatagactcaaaatagcccatttttcatgtagacaccatgctcaaattttgccaaaatcatgaccaattctttgCCTAAACCCGGATAACCAAACATTGAAACCCGGAAAATGACcaaagtacgtgttcatttggtcataactctctctatactggtccaaatgacctaaaatttacatcaatggaaagcttagatataggctacacttttcatgaagaccacttgatccagctttgcctttaaccaaatcaaattgttagcacaagttgagtcactaaaactgccaacccagaaattgtccaaaatattgttcctttggtatgcttgaccagttttggcaaaaatgccataacttggtctccaaagctgaaaattgagtgaaattagtgccaaaagttttataagacatagcacaacaatttttatgttttgaccaagctctaaaaaccattgcatcctagggaaaatattagccaaatataggaattgaaatctggaaaatgttaagttgaacccagaattccatttgatacccgtgtgttcatttgaccataactctcactagaaaattccatttgagatgtgccaatatgatctgaaaacatgatacttagggctacaacattgattcagacatctttgccaaattctaagtgtaaagaccctaaaaagagggtcaaacatactgctctgaagttggttattgcccttataggactgagagtccaggttaatacattgactataactcactataccaagcttgaaaaattatgaaattgtacctgggagtccctaagacatagaggaacatatcttgtgaaggaaactaagtctaaaaatgaccataaaatgatcaaatgactaggCAAAATTTATTGACCGAAAAttataaattctggacagcttagaggcaaagggaccagttatggtattttgaccataacttgagttctataaccccaaattcagtgattcaaaaattgaaattcaagtttaaacatagaggagcatttgttatgaaggaagtatgatcaaatagacatcctaacctagtcaaattcctagataaatataacatatcaaaatgaacctaaagaaaggttcatgagaaaaaaatactatatatgataattaaaatactcataaggataattaaatattaaaaatgaaatgaatatgtaaattgggactaatgtcctattaatatgaaattaatggtgccAATGAATAATatcagaaaatagtaatagtgaatagtattaaaataattaaaaatgttaaattgtccatagtatacctagacttatttatttagtttggataaattgatataccaattagggactacagatagcagtactgcctaccgagaaaatcatgaactgacaatatatgtctggtatgattgttctataggctatatgcctacttactggccattgtgcctactttatttctggctttacaagcttgacagcgggtctcgtactCGACAACTAGTCtcatgcctgacagacgtatactggatagacatatggctgtctaaccagtatacaccgtGCATctaacttttataatttgttataggttttttgggcaatgataaaaattaattaagacttaaaatataataagtaataataaaagatcccgataatattAATTGctttcaaagagcaataaaaatgtaaaagacccagaaattatgatttgcagatattatttcaattgttaaattattgttattataaattatgcaccactaagtgttatgcttacCGCGTTgttttccattgcgtaggtactggatATCAGTCCCAGCAGTcgcagcagcagcaccagtagtacattgacagagctctgaccagatctaccactatccagagtcacctcaccggtcttttgtattttggtggggcccatgtatagactagtattttgattcattatgtcatgtcatgatgtatttcattttggacttgtaattaaactttgagattgaaatgaaaacttgtaatttattatctatgaatttttatatgaaagcaatagatgatacttcatttttagatctcataaataattgtaaatgatatgatacaagagaatatgatatgaaaatgtgtgaaatgaatatggacatgttaacaggcgattagtggaacccgccagatgctaataaaataggggaggctctgtccgggtctccacagaaataagttatataaaaaaaaaaattctacatatggattactacttttaattgatattaaaagcttacaatagatatgataaaacaagatagggtgctccggcaccgaatgtggcacttcttgttcGGCTATACAgtggacgggtaaggggcgtcacagcgCCAACCTTGTATCTTGGTCAACTCGAAAACAGCCCACAGTTGCCCGCTCATCTACTGAAGCGAAATACAGGTCAGTTGAAGTAGCTACAACGGACCTTATTTGGCTTCAATCTGTTTTACAAGACATTGGTTTTTCTTCCTCCAGTTACTCCACATTATGGTGTGACAATGTAGGAGCAATGTATTTAGCCAGCAACTCCGTATTTTATTCCAGGGCCAAACACATTGAAATTGAGTTCCACTTTGTTCGTGATCTTGTGTCTAAAAGGCATCTCCAGATATGATACATTGGATCTAAGGATCAACTGGCTGATCTTTTGACTAAAGCCATTTCACGTTCaagacattataaattaattttcaatattgtAATAACCAACAGaagtattaaatatatattaatttatttaaaagatttttttttatatagagaTTACTTTCCATGAAAAGACACGTTTTTAATTAATGAGACGAATAAATTATTAATGTCAATAGTTTATTAAGTGAATGATTTAatcttattaaattattattttctatatCTAATTTGTATGTGCATGTGTTttatctcaaaaaaaaaaatcattttaataaaatagtaaaTATTATTGCTTTTAATAAAAAGACACGCTATTTTTAGCTTTTCTCACTTTGTGGGAAACATGATTAAGGGCAAAATAATTAAGGAAAAGGAGCTATGACCTGCCATGTGATTCCACTCAAAACTCATTGTAACTCTTCATGGGTTAATTATAACCCAATACATATTGAAAGATCAAATATTAGCAACTATATAGGAGAGTCTTAAACTATAAATTTGTTGAATTGTTGATTCCAAAGTTAAGGGtattaaaaaatcataaaaatactaaaattttaaaataatataattaataaattaaaactaatcaatttctgtaaaaaaaaaattattactttaACTTCTACAAACTTATTAATTTAactgatttttaaatttaatattttaactcATGCATTGATTTATATATGTATTTTATGATAACTTAATATTATAGCAAATTATTTGTATTAACTTTTATAATTATAGGaattaatatcctaataaatttagtaaaaattataatgtacgtaattaatttgtattaaagtgttaaaaataaattaatagttaaattaaatttcatatgatacaataaaaaggaaataatgattttaaaaaaaatttaaaattataaattaattttcgattatttttaatattgtaacttaatataaaaatattaaatatattaatttatgtgaaggaaattttttttattagaaattatatgaaggaatCTTTAATATATATAGACTTTAGTTTTTATGAAAAGAGATGTTATTAATGGgacgaattaatttattaatgtgAATAGTTTATTAAGTAATGACTTAaccttattaaattatattattttagtatgaataaatattattacttTTCATAAACAGACACGCTCTTAGCTTGCTTTCGCTTGTAGTCGAAATACGACAATTACACTGTCTAGACAAATTACAAgagatgaaagaaaaaaaaaaaaagattttttttttttaaatttttgaccTTTTATTCTCCCCTTTTAGTttgaataagaaaagaaaaataaaatataacagtaaaaaccaaaaaaaaaaacgtatataatttcataaataaaaggctagtttttctttcaatttttattttattttcaaattaaaaaaataagactttttttcttcctttattttttctttttttttttaatctaaaccgaaaaaaaaaatttttttttcttcgaaCTTATTTCAccttaattgttttaaatttctCCTCTTTTTTACTCATCTAAATAGGATATAAAGTAAAGGCAAAATAATTATAGAGCTATCCAAATCTAAAATTGTAGAAGAGTAGAAAAGATTCCTTTTGACAAATTAATACATGtaatattttgttaataaaataaaacttaatggATTTAACTTTTCAAACTGAAAATAAGGTTAatgatattttagttatttttattattattaacaatgattgaccaaatttggatcaaaTGACCAATTTGTTATAAATTGAAAATAGATCAATTAAATTGTAAGTTTTGATAAATTTCATGAACTAACATAGaatttattctaaaattttcaatagGCCAATTCTGTGCTTTTAAAAgttagaaaaaataattaaaatatttttcatcagCTAGTAAAATTTAAACATGACTTAATAAAACATGAAATCTACACAATAAAGctataaacaaaataaaactaaTCCAAATACCAATTACTTATGAAAATAGAGAGATTggtatatatataaaagagtaaGATTGGTATATAGAAAAAATAGCaagattggtatcaaaagaaagcccaTAAAAATATTGgttcaaaaaaattaaagaaccaagaatgatattaaaaaaaaaaattaagaagatTGGCATTCAAGAAAAGCTCATAGAGAGATTGGTATCACAAAATAAGCAacattgatattaaaaaaataagaagATTGCTATAAAAAAAGTCCATAAAAAAGATTCTTATTAAAATGAATGCGATGAGATTGGTATAAAAAAATAGCaagattggtatcaaaagaaagctattAAAAAGAGTGGCATCAAAAAATGAGCAAGATTGATACTATAAATAGGaagattggtatcaaaagaaagtccATAGAGAgattggtataaaaaaaaaaagtaagattgGCATCAAAAGAAAGCCAATAAAATGATTGAtatcaaaaaatgaccaaaattaaATTTGCAAACAAATATAAAGACTGGTATCAAAAGAAAACCATAGAACAAACTTGAATTTAAGTTAAGATTTATTGATAAAGATCATAATTttctatattatataataaaaaggGCTTATATGGTTTGATCAGATTTTGTTTTAACTTTTATATTACCGATTTTATCTTTATAATTGGTCGTACTCATTCTCTTGTTCAGCAATTATGaggtaaattattatttcttgaataaaaaattaaattatattttcatgaaaattcaaaaaatttaaagaaactattgcctttaatttattattattttttttttgttatacgcTAGGCATTTTGATAGTCGTTCAACAAATTACGACATTGAACCAAAATCTGCTGCCTTTAATTAGTTTaacttaattatttatatatttaatatttggtttataaattaatttatatgtataTGTGTtgcattataatttaatattttaggaAATTTATTTATGCgctaattatattaatattttatgattatattaattattctaataattattaataagagattataatttaattaaaatttattgaagtgtttaaaaattataaaaataattaaaaacatattTTTCGATATTCCTTCTAATATATTAGAactataaaaagaaaataatgattttaataaaaattaacattaaaaaatattttgaatttaaataataaaaatactaaaagtattaatttattagaaagaatctttTCTACTTCTCTTTTATTTTTGCAGCCTCCTTAGCTCTTTAACTCTATTATTTCCTCCCTCTCATCGccgctcctctctctctctctctctctctcaaccttaAGCCCTCAACGGCATCGGTTTCCAATCCATCAACTGGAGGTTTGTTTGGTTAATTGTTCGATTATTTTGTTTTTCTCCCATGATGATGTGGGTGATTTTGTTAGTCTTTTTCtctataaaatgaaaataaattatttcatcATGTTTCTTCTTGGCATAGAGTTGGATGATTAGATACTTGATTTTAATGATATGAAGAAATTCTCCTTTGAATAGAAAAATGAATGAACATTTTGGTCCACACATTTCTACAtgtgatagtttttttttttttttgtgccaaTTTTCCAGTCTTCTTTCTGTTAGCTTTATCTTTTTAGCTATCTTTGGTTTGCAGTTTTGATTGTTCTGTCTTTGGTTTGTGGGTTTTTGGGGTTTTATTCTTTGCCAGGGCTGGGCATCGGATATGATCTttgttttttctcttttttttttttctttttatcattttaaattttttggcATTTTAGCATTAGTTGGTGCACCAAAATCTGTTGATATTTAATATGTAGTTAGTAAAATATTTATGACTCTAATTAAGTGACTAAACTatcttcaaatatatatatatatatatatatatatatatatatatatatatatatatatatatatattttctcatattaataatttttcatcTTCTTTTATCTAATTAGACTGATATAACTTCTTATTAATCACCTTAATTCAGTAGCTCACATTAAGCCATATATGTAATCCACTTATCTAATTAATTGTATatcttaaattaaatataaatatagtaTTCTTcatcttataaatatatttttttattttctttaaaaattcatCAAATATTTTACACGTCTCGAAAAATTGCAAGagattttatgaaaattttgaaatatttcaGCGGCTAATCGAGAAATTATAACATTGTACGATGTTAGTAATAGTAGCAACTCCATAAAATGCGCTTTGAGCTTAAACAGCAACACATACCAACTGGGTTACAAGTATGAGAAAGGCCGTGGTTGTGGCTGCTATATCTACTTTTTCGTCATTTCTCAATTGAATCAAGTCTTCACCCAAAataaagaatataaaatttaacGTAGTTTACCGTAAGTTTACTTCACcaaataaatttattatcaagaaataataattatatgcACTAATTATTTTGCTCACCCGcaaatcactcaaacaaaactcacaAAATTCAGAACACTTCTCTATTTCGTGTGCTCTCTCTTCAATACAATAAAATGATCAATTAACTACACATATATATAggctattaaaaaatattaatcttTTTAgcactctaattattaaacttcataatttcAATTGAACTTGTACTCTAACGAGTCTGAAGCCACACTATTTTTTCTTTTCCCACAATTCCACTTTATATATTCACATTTTCTAATCTTGTATCATCTTGTCCAGGCAGGTACACCAGCAAATGGAAATTTGCACATACATTGGTGCCGACTTACTGGAGGCGGCAGAAAATGGCAAACTTGATCCATTCAAAAATTATGGGGCACCTCTTGATAGCCTACTGTCCCCAAATAAAAACACAATATTGCATATCTACCTTAGCACTCTAGGTGAAAGATCCACCGAGTTTATAGAGGAAATACTTGAAATTTTTCCGCCGCTGTTATTGAAGGTCAATGTCCACGGTGATACTCCGTTGCACATTGCAGCAAGGTATGGGCATGCTGATGCGGCAAAAGTGCTAATCAAACAGGCAAAGGGCTTACCACGTGAAAGCGGAGAAGGGCCAAGAGAGAGGGAAATGAAAGCAGTAAGGAAGATGTTAAGgatgacaaataaaaataaagaaacggCCTTGCATGAGGCGGCACGAAATGAAAGAAGTCTGGGTGTTGTGGAAGCAATAATGATTCATGAAGATCCAAATGAATTTAAATATTCTGCCAATAATCGTGGGGAATCTCCTCTTTACCTAGCTGTTAAAAGTAGAAATGTGGAGATAGCTTCTGAACTATTGCGTCATCCCAATTCACAATTACTGGCTTATGGACGTCCCACTGGTAAAACGGCATTACATGAGGCAACAATGTTAGACTTCGGAGATGAGGACTTCAAAGACGAAGGTAGATCAGTAAGCAGATCATaaactctctctttctctctctccatgtatatatatatatatattttgagtgTTTTGTGCATTAGTGTAGGAAGTGAATTGCAAATATCTTTCTTTCCTGAAACTTTTGTCTGGATTTAGTTCACTGTTAATTTAAGAAATAATTATGTgagattcatatatttaataggtaaattaatctcttaaattaataatACACTgagtttagataaaaaaaatccttttctttatatttttttgtCAATATTATAACTGTAAATGACTGTAGCTGGAAATGGCGTTAAACAACCATAAGCACCTAAACCCAAGACTAAAAAGCCAACTTAAAGAAGAAAAAATGTGTTCGAATTTTTTCTTTTTAGAGTTagcttattaaatttaaattataaatacttattgCTTATAGGTTTAttataagcatttaaaatttttaataattaatatatttagtaaaaaatagtttataattagtatatttattgttaaaattattaaaaaaatattaaataaagtaTGTGCTGCAATTTCAAAATAAGATAAGCAATTTCAAAATTAGATAAGCATAAATTAATAAAGTAATTGCTTAAAACAACTTATAAATAAGGTGTTTATACGTATCAAAATTAAAAGTTTatccaatttatttttttattattttttacttttatttgtaagctcaaaaaatattataaataaatatatcaacATAATTTTAAAGCTTAAAAACGGATTAAATAAGTTTATAAGTCGAGACAAACATTACTAATTTAATAATATCATATTATATCATTCAAAATTTAAGAATATTTGACAAACTTATTCATCACTAGAATTTCATGATGTTGCATCAtcaaattaattgatttataaatAACGTAATTGGCTAAATAGATCTAATTTCTCAaatgtataaaaataattttaataaatttggaGGAGGATTAATGGTGGCTTAAAAGATTTTTCTGATATTATGCATTAATTAAGTAAATTTACATGATGTTGCATCGTTCAAGAAACTAAGGAAAGAAAAGTGCATTTAAATTGTTTATGTTGGTTGCTACGTACTGTAACCGTAACTGTTTAACACCCGATTTCACTAATAGAAAATTTATAACTTAAAACGAAAGGGCAATCAAATAAATTagaggaaattaaaaaaaaaaaattctgagcttttaaaaattctataatgttatcctaaattatataaaaataaattaaactatGTACTTTTATATTTTTCCAATTATACTATACTATTAATGAAGCCGTTAAGGAGGAGATGGCTAATCGTATTATACTACTCAAAAACTAAATCCactcattttatttaattaattaataatttaatttaattaatataaatatagatATGAATATATagctaaaatttcaaatttttataaaaaaaataaagagaaatcattcattgtgaatttctcattattttaagaaaacttgataattaattaagatttttATATGAATAATTATGAATTTGTTCCTATTGACTTTATTTCAGGGAAGAGAAAGAAGCTATTGGAGAAATACAGATCCATGGCCAAAGAAAAGGACCAAAAAGAACGGACTGAACATTACTCTGGATATACTGGTTagtttcttattattttttttttttaaaaaaaaaacttaataattaataaattaaggatatgatattaataattataaatttggtCTTTTTGACTTTCTTTCAGTGTATATGATGATAGACCAGCTATTGGAGAAATGGAGTAACTTGGCCAAAGAAACAGATGAAAAAGGATGGACTCCACTTCACTATGCTGCGTACGCAAGAAATTGGTTAGCGGTCCACGTGCTATTAAATAAGGATAAATCTACTGCTTACATCGCTGATAAATATTGGAAGAGGACTGCTCTTCACATTGCAGCCTGTCGAGGCTTCCAATACGAAATGGAATTGATTATTTCTGAATGCCCAGATTGCTGCGAACTCACTGACAGTAGAGGCTGGAATGTCATTCATTATGCAGTGATCAGTAAAAATGATGGAGTGCTAAAAGCAGTGCTCCAATATTCATCATTGATTTATCTTTTATATGGAGAAGATGTTAAAGGAAATACGCCTGTCCATCTATACAAGACTTATCATTCTCGTTTGCCTTCTTTGATAAAAAATGCACACGAAGACAATGATATGTTCAAACATTGGAGAACATTGCACGATCAAATTCAAATGGAAGGAGACTTTAAGGTCAGCCAACTAACATCTTATCATAATATAGATATTACCTTTTGGTTCTTCTTGAAGCAAAATATgctatgcactaacctttttttttttttcaaatcactaTAGTACTGATGAGAACAATTCCAACATTAATGAATAAAAGGAATCAATCCTgaaactatatatatatttttatacccTTTAAAAAGTGTAAGAAGACTAGACTTGAACGTTATTTAGCAAATATGTGGCCTCTTGAGGCTCATCATTAGACTATCTATAATTTATCTATAGTAAAATATGAACAGGGAATCAACTTAAAACTAaatcttttatattattataaatattaattctgTAGAAATGTAATTAAGctgtatattaaaaaaattgcCAATGTTAAATAAGAGGGAAATGATTATTATACTAATGAGTTTTAGCTCAATAATACCAATTGTGTATTTCTATactcatattttttattaaattttttataataattaaaatgattGTTATCCTAATGAGTTTTGGGTCGATATTATTAATTAGAATCATTTAGGTATTAGATTGAATTCTGACTAGAACTTactgaataaaaaataaagtaattattatatttataatagataaaaaattattattattattattattatggatgtgaagggaatttgtgaaatgaataaaaaaatatgcaattaaatttatatatttatgaaaGGACatgtaattataaaaatataaaagtctAATCACATGCAACTTTTTAAATAATAGAtatgaaaatttataatatattcttATTTTTTGTTAAGATGTCCAAGTATATAAGCAcaaattttaattgatttcaaATTAAACAAGATTCAAGTCCATTTTATTCATGAGGtccataattttattttatagaattaaaatgttttttatttatttatttgattttgattaGGCGTACGAAGTCAAAATCTGATAGTTGGAGAGACAATTCCAATtaataagtgaaaaaaaaaaatcttgcaattaattcaattttagaaatataaaagcttattagtatatttttaacatattttaagaataaatgatggttaataaaaaaaaaagctttctttctttttaagtaaatattgaatTGAACAATACAAAAATGGTATCAGTAAGTTGAGAAATGGTACCAAAAGAAATTATATCTTATTATATTTCTAAAGTTGTTGCAGAGCGAAAATTTAGCATGGATGAAAGACATTGGCACTGGACCATTGGGGAAAATTGAAGTGCAAAACATAGAAGGgctaaagacaaaaaaaaatatgATACGTAAATTTGAAGAAATCAAAGACTCTCATTTGGTAGCTGCAGCACTTATAGCAACAGTAACGTTTGCAGCGATGTTCACCTTACCAGGAGGTTATATAAGTTATGAAAACAATTTAAAGAAGGGAACTCCTATCTTAAGCGGAAATTCAGCTTTTACAGCATTTATGATATCAGACACTATAGCTATGGTTTTATCCACTTCTTTCGTCTTTATCCTCTTTTTACTAGTGATGTTAGGATATCTGGAAAGATACTATTGGTTAATAAAATGTGCCTTCAGCTTCCTCTTCTATGCTATGGTAGCAATGGTGATTACATTTGTGACAGGCGCTTATGCAGTTTTAGCACCTTCTTTTGGATATAGCATTTGTGTCTTCGGATTGAGCTTCTTCTGCTTCATATTTCATTCGATCATAAGCGTAACATGGAGTTTATTTCTTTCGGAGGACGATGATGATGAAGA encodes:
- the LOC131172061 gene encoding protein ACCELERATED CELL DEATH 6-like: MEICTYIGADLLEAAENGKLDPFKNYGAPLDSLLSPNKNTILHIYLSTLGERSTEFIEEILEIFPPLLLKVNVHGDTPLHIAARYGHADAAKVLIKQAKGLPRESGEGPREREMKAVRKMLRMTNKNKETALHEAARNERSLGVVEAIMIHEDPNEFKYSANNRGESPLYLAVKSRNVEIASELLRHPNSQLLAYGRPTGKTALHEATMLDFGDEDFKDEGKRKKLLEKYRSMAKEKDQKERTEHYSGYTVYMMIDQLLEKWSNLAKETDEKGWTPLHYAAYARNWLAVHVLLNKDKSTAYIADKYWKRTALHIAACRGFQYEMELIISECPDCCELTDSRGWNVIHYAVISKNDGVLKAVLQYSSLIYLLYGEDVKGNTPVHLYKTYHSRLPSLIKNAHEDNDMFKHWRTLHDQIQMEGDFKSENLAWMKDIGTGPLGKIEVQNIEGLKTKKNMIRKFEEIKDSHLVAAALIATVTFAAMFTLPGGYISYENNLKKGTPILSGNSAFTAFMISDTIAMVLSTSFVFILFLLVMLGYLERYYWLIKCAFSFLFYAMVAMVITFVTGAYAVLAPSFGYSICVFGLSFFCFIFHSIISVTWSLFLSEDDDDEEVNSYKHQT